From the Phalacrocorax carbo chromosome Z, bPhaCar2.1, whole genome shotgun sequence genome, the window TAAACATGATAAACCATAAGTCTCTGCCAGGCTCTGATGAACTAACCTGTCAAGTGAACCCTTCCAAAACACAACCCTTAGCCCAAGTAGCTCCCAGCTGGTTTCTATGGCTACCAACATGTTGATATTTGGGTGAAATAGTAAGTATcctctaaaaaggaaaaatgcatcaAAATAATGAAACCAGAAATACCTGcactctgtttctttttaagcagGGAAGCGCAAGCTGCATTGGTTGCCATGTCTATAGCCAGTTTCTTCTCATTGTTCTTCAGATCTGTTCTTGCCCCTTTATAATAGAAAATTTTCATGATGAATCACTTTCCCAGCTATTTCTTGAGCAATGGTATTACAATATGAGTTTCAGCAGCACAGGTAGAACAGTAAGGGAATCTCATCTGCGGACTGCTCTCAAGCAGACTAAAAGCTATGGATGCTCTTCAATAAGCTACAGTTGGCTAGGGAACTAGTTGGCCTCCCAGGTTCCCTTCCCAGGAAGCAGATTTCATTGCTGTTCTGGGGGGTTGAGTGCCTAATTTTGTCTGCAAAGCAGGATGAAGTTTATCTTGAGCAGGTCAGGTGTCTACTTTCCAAACAGCTGCCAAAATTTTTGGCAAGGCTTATAAGGTCAGGCAGGTAAGCTGGCTAAAGACTGTACCTGGGTTATgggaaaacagtttaaaaaaatgcaggttaATAAACATTCAGGAATCTAGTCTGCCACACAGATTTTCAAAACCTTGGTGAATATCTTTACCCTTTGCCAGCAGCATCTCTACAATATCTGCATAACCTTTCCATGCAGCAGCATGCAAAGCTGTGTCTCCCAATTTGTTCTGTGGAGTTAGAGGGAAAAGCAACAGgattaaaatacagcaaaaaaacTTTCAGCTTGTACCAAGGATGAATAAAAACTCACCTCTACTGTGACAGTCTGTTGGTTTAACCTACCTGTTGGTTTAACTCCAGGTTTTCCTGGGTAAACAGCACATCCACTACATCTGCAGAAAAcagggtgggggtgaggggaggggcaATAGAGAGGAAAATTCAGTGGAAACAAAATATGGTTTTTTGCATTCATAGTATGAATTTTGGTTAAGATTCAATGAAAGAACAATCCAATCGGCTAATGAAAATCTGTTCGACTGCACTGAGCAAACAACCATTGGTCACACAGAAATGCTACTGCATAAAATATCGAAAACAATACAACACTTTTTGGTCTGCCCTTCTTCTAACAGTTATGCTGATTAGAATGCCTGCttaaacagcaacaacaaaacacacagcaTTTGATGGAGCTGAACCTGCCTTCTagctttagcttttcttttacaaaaagtAGAATGATATTTAATAAATTCTGGCTTTATTATTTAGTACTGCAAATTTAGCAATCAGACTAAcaagcaaatgaagaaaaccagagatcaataatttcaaattaattctcTGATACCTTTGTGGCCTCCATGACATGCCCAGTACAGAGCTGTGTTTCCAGCTTTGTCTAAGCCATTGACCCCAACTCGATTATCCAAACACTCTCTCAACCAGCTTAGGTTGCCTGAAAGACAAATTCAGATTTGatatttctttgaaaagttAACAGAACCATTAAATGCATGTCATTCTTTCTGAAGAGTGTCAGTCCTCCTATGAACTTATGAGAATAAAAAGTTATTAGCAGCAACACTTAAAATTCATAAAACAACCAGTCCAAGTCACACCAAACATCTTTTCTTCCACTCCCAGAAGACCTTTAGATCCCTATGTAGATAAATAGATAGGACCAAACTCTTCATCAGTGTACACAATCACAGAGTGGCAATTGAATCAGGTTGTAAACCAGCTCAACTTCTGAAAGCTGCAAAACTTATCAGATAACTTGTTCAAGATACCAGACAACCAAAACAGAAAGGACATTTTCATTctaaatatattattattttggcagaaaataaataaatcatccTTTAGCATTACACAACTAAAACCTATATCACGCTTACCACGTTTGGCAGCTTCGTGCAGTGGGTTATCAATAGACTCAGCTTGCTCTgccactgaaatgaaacagaataaattCTAAACTATTTCTGAAACTGAACATGTATTTGACACCTGTTTGGAAATAAAGCTTGTTTTATTCTAGAAGAACCAGTAATAGCTATTTGATTATAACATGAAAAGGGATTTGTGAGTGATGGACTAGTCAGATGTACTTCAATTTCCTCTGTATGGGAAAGCAATTCAGAAAAGAGCTTGTGAAAACTTCAAAGAACTGTTTCAAATTGATCAGTGGTTGCAAGCTGCTGGGAATCTgccaatatttcatcttgatTATAACTTCCCTTTCTACACTTGTAAGATGGTTTTGAGCAGTTGAATGTGCCTAGGCTTTTAACCTACAGCTTGCTATCTGTAGTTACGAGTGAATTATTTCCAACAGGTCTGTgaagcatcacaaaaaaaaatccactgtcAATAGGCTTCCTATTTGTTttacagatatattttattttccttggaaaaCTTGCAGGAGGTCTGCAATCAAAGCTGCTTAAACAATGAATGTAGTGATGGGTAGATTGAAGTTCAGGCTTC encodes:
- the OSTF1 gene encoding osteoclast-stimulating factor 1, yielding MSKPPPKPAKPGQVKVFRALYTFEPRTPDELYFEEGDIIYISDMSDTNWWKGTCKGRTGLIPSNYVAEQAESIDNPLHEAAKRGNLSWLRECLDNRVGVNGLDKAGNTALYWACHGGHKDVVDVLFTQENLELNQQNKLGDTALHAAAWKGYADIVEMLLAKGARTDLKNNEKKLAIDMATNAACASLLKKKQSAGTVRTSSNAEEYLDDEDSD